Proteins co-encoded in one Leptolyngbya boryana PCC 6306 genomic window:
- a CDS encoding calcium-binding protein: MAQKFPVFPTVPTRGGTRNNDVLLGDSNRGNTLVGNGGSDRIVGGRGNDVLVSGDASNFILPTPMPTSPEAMTPLAPTTPAIQPLTGTPGNDTLNGTEQAEIITAGKGSDTISGNGGNDFFIWNPGDGPDIVHGGAGLDTSVINGGAEGELSMLRMNNGVAVFNRLTQTPFSVTHDGTEVVQVESNEGNDILIADKIAGSGASLLAFSGGGGNDVLFAGTVDTEVSTTGGAGDDILIGGQKLNTIDGGSGNDFLVGNQGMDRFVFSSGKPFNTTDLGVDTIANFNPTQDKIHLSKATFASIATQPGQTLGASDFARVDSDEAAALSAAKITYVQPTGSSSGKLFYNANGAEAGLGNGAQFAVVAGAPALSDQNFALVA; encoded by the coding sequence ATGGCTCAGAAATTTCCAGTTTTTCCCACAGTTCCCACTCGTGGTGGAACCCGCAATAACGATGTCTTGCTCGGTGACTCCAATCGCGGTAACACTTTGGTCGGCAACGGTGGTAGCGATCGCATCGTTGGCGGTCGCGGTAACGATGTGCTGGTATCCGGCGATGCTTCTAACTTCATTTTACCGACCCCGATGCCCACGTCTCCAGAGGCAATGACACCGCTTGCCCCAACGACACCTGCAATTCAACCGCTCACAGGAACTCCAGGCAACGATACGCTGAATGGAACCGAGCAGGCTGAGATTATCACGGCTGGTAAAGGTTCAGATACGATCTCTGGGAATGGCGGTAATGATTTCTTTATCTGGAACCCCGGCGACGGACCAGATATTGTTCATGGTGGCGCAGGGTTAGATACTTCGGTGATCAATGGTGGCGCTGAAGGCGAGCTCTCCATGCTGCGAATGAACAACGGAGTCGCTGTGTTCAATCGCTTGACTCAGACTCCCTTTAGCGTAACGCACGACGGAACTGAGGTTGTTCAGGTCGAGTCGAACGAAGGGAATGACATTTTGATCGCAGACAAAATTGCAGGTTCAGGAGCGTCGCTGCTCGCATTTTCAGGCGGCGGAGGCAACGATGTCTTGTTTGCTGGAACCGTGGATACCGAGGTTTCCACAACAGGCGGTGCAGGCGATGATATCCTCATCGGCGGTCAGAAACTGAATACGATCGATGGTGGCAGCGGCAATGATTTTCTCGTTGGCAATCAAGGCATGGATCGCTTCGTGTTTAGTTCAGGCAAACCGTTCAATACAACTGACCTCGGCGTAGACACGATCGCGAACTTCAACCCGACTCAAGACAAGATTCATTTGAGTAAAGCGACGTTTGCTTCGATTGCGACTCAACCCGGACAGACACTCGGAGCCTCTGACTTCGCGCGTGTGGATAGCGACGAAGCAGCAGCATTAAGTGCTGCCAAGATTACTTATGTTCAACCGACTGGCAGTAGCTCTGGCAAGCTGTTTTATAATGCTAACGGTGCTGAAGCTGGACTGGGCAACGGGGCGCAGTTTGCTGTAGTTGCAGGCGCTCCAGCACTAAGCGATCAAAATTTCGCACTGGTCGCGTAG